The Montipora foliosa isolate CH-2021 chromosome 1, ASM3666993v2, whole genome shotgun sequence DNA segment CCAATAAAAAACGCTAAACGGCAACTTCCGGTTGACAGCCTGGTTTTCGTGCTATAGGAAAAAGAGACTTATTTTATGGGTGCGGTTTGGAGGCGTTCCGATGCTTGGATCTTTAGGGACTTTTAGTACGTTCATGCATAGGATATTCCTGACTGGTCAATGACGAGAAAGCTTCTTTTGCAATTAGTTACAGGTCCGACCACAAAATGCCTGgactattactggtgtaccgttttgtcgttctcgttctctttctctcttctttcgtttctgctcttctgtcataggccgtccaggcatcttgcaaccttagtagattcaaaattaaaaatcttaatgcataccaaaaactgcaattcagagcaaaaagcagcccaaaacaaattaaaaataaacactcagctttaagtttatatcaatccaatgcttgacttgaataactacgtagccaccagtgtgtcctgaccacagctatattatgttaaacctggactgaaaccagcgaaaaattcATCGAGAACTGTAGTATCTTGACTTGTGGAGCTAGAGTGCCAATACCTAATATCCTTTCCGGGATCACAATAATCGAACAAAGCGTTGAAAAACCCTACAGTCGGAAAGCCTGTATAAAAATTTATCAACTTATCACTCTGCTTCAACTGGTTAAACGAAAACGATTTCATTTCGTAATCTTGGCAGCGTGTTGTTAATCTATGCAGCTGTTCCTTCGCTTCATTCAGCTCACTTTCCAATGCTttcattttctgtgtttttGCGTCCAAAGCGTTGCAAGTCTCTTGCAATTCCTGTTTAAGCTTTTCGTTTACTTCTTTGAGTTTGGAAAGACTTTCGTTTGTCACAGTTTCTACTTGAGTTCTTTCACTGATTTCTCGGGAGGAGGCTGATGGTGACGCAGATGGTGTATTGCAGTTAAGCTTAGTGTCTTTGGCTGTTTCGATTTCTGTTTTCGTCTTTAGTTCTTtgttacctttctttttttggcGTTTTGCAAACTCTTTGCTGGTTTCATGCCGATAACGCGGCTTTCGTTTCTTGGGCGAGCTTTTCTTCCATACAAAAATAGACGGAACAGCGTCATTATTAAGTTTTCTCTTTCCAGTAAGGGTTGTCTTGTAATCACTGACTTTAAAGTGTCTCGAGCAGACTCTGCTGTTTTTTGTGATCTGAAAATTGCGACCAACATCTCTTCAAATTGCCCAGACCCATGCATCAGCCATTGCTGCTTTATCCTCGGGAAATTTAAAGTACGATATCTTGTTACCATTTTCACGATAAACCTTTTTGTGGCAAAAGGGAACAAAACAATTTTGAGGCATCTTAATGCTCAAACTTCGCAAATATACAGTCATTCAAAAGTTGGCCCTCTTAGCCTCACTTTCATACAACTCGTACCAGTGTTTGCCGTGCCGCCGcctttttggaataaggtgtattcttGTTATAACATTTAGTATTGCCACAATTTAATTTGTAtaaatattttcattttggtACCATCGGTGATCTGCTTTATCATGGGGTCTTTGACTCTTTTGCATTGTGTGGTTcaagaaaatatccataccccacCCCCCCCCAAAAACGGAGGGTCGCGGAAATTCCAAGGGGTAGGGGGGTCTGAAAGAGGCACATTTCcgaaggggaggggggtacaTAAAGAGATCTTTTAAAGATCGTGCTGTTTTTAGCTTGAACGCATCTGGTGCTTTTTCAGATGGCATTATTTGGCAGCCAGTTGATTGAGATCATTTGTTTACACTTATAGTATTCTCGTTACATGTATTAAAGTACAATTTCCTGTGAATTTCGAACCTTCGATATCTTGATTACCAAATAGTTTCATCTTTATCCGTGTAGTTACGAATTTGTAAATGTTAGCAAAGTCGATAATTTTAGTGCCATAATTTTGTCCTGACGTATTTGTAGCTGTCAACGGCAATCAGAGACAGCAAAGATTTCATTTGGTTGTTTAGTTTATACCGGATTGAACTTGAAAAGTACGTTTCACACATGAAATGTGTGACCAGTTAAAAAATGCTAAGGCATAAAAaaatttattacacataacaagAGAACTTTATTCCATAAATTTCATTTGTAGAAATCTATACCCTATATTTTCACATGTCAAAAAATCCTatacaaccaatcagaatggcgtacagctgtTTCACATGtcgaagtataaccaatcaacgatagcgtaaagagCTTTCTGAGCCAATCACAATCGTGCATCGTTTACATTCAAAAAGCTTTCCAGATTTGGCAGCTTTTAGCGGCGACGCCTCCaaatttttccagcgaaaatggCAAAGCCGGAGGAAAGCGCTAGATTTGTGTCGGTTGGTTGCTCCGTGGATGAGTTTGTGCAGcatcaagaaaacaagaacacaTTAAGCAAAACACAGAGAGATGTCTCGTTGTTCCAAAAATTTTTAGTTTCAAGGAACGAGCTGAGAGATATTGAAAATATTGATACAAAAGACCTGGACATGTTACTCGCCAATTTTCTACTTCAAGTTCGAAAGAAAGACGGACAACAATACGAACCCACATCGCTCAGGTCTTTTGTTTCCAGCTTTGATCGTTATTTAAGAAAAAGAAGTATTAGTGGCAAAGCAAAAGGAACTAAAGAAAGAAGGGAAAGGAAATAAACCAAACGCTGTGCGTATGCTAACAGATGAAGAAGTTGATATTCTGTATGGCCAAGATTTACTCGGTTGCTCTTCATCAGAGGCTCTTATTAACACTATATGGTTAAACAACACACTGTTCTTTGAACTAAGGGGTTGTCAAGAGCACAGGGACATGAGATGGGGCGatgttgaaagaaaagaaacagcGGACGGAACAGCATTTCTAGAGTACAACGAAAGACAGACAAAGACACAAACGGGTGCTGATCCAAAAGACTCTCGTACTGTAAAGCCAAAAATGTTTGCTGTCGTTAGCAGTGAAAGAGATCCTGTCCGGGCTTATGACCTCTATGCTTCTAAAAGACCAGATGACCTGAAATCTCCGGATAGTCCGTTTTATTTAGCAATCAATCACACTACAAAAGCCGTAAATACAAAACCTTGGTTCAAGTCAGCTCCCATGGGAGTTAATAAACTCAAGTCACTTATGAAAACAATGGCAGAAAAAGCTGGATTAGATGCGAAAAATCTCACCAATCATAGCGAAAGGAAAAGGATGATTCAGAAACTGAATGATGAAGGAGTACCACCAATGCACATCATGCAAATATCAGGGCATAAGAACGTACAAAGTCTTAACAACTACAGTACTCTGTCGGAGCgacaacaaaaaaacatttccaaCATTCTGAGTGGATATCCTGGAGTGCCGGGGCCATCGGGATACCAAGTAGGTATTTCCAATGCTTTGACTCTAAATGCAACTAAAACAGTACAGGAGTCCACAACACAGCAGCCCTTGACTCTTTTCCAAGGCGCTTCAATTCAGGGAGGAACTTTTAACATTTCTGTAAATGCCTTGAACGAAAGTCCCACTTTGTCCTTGCATTCTCCAAGGTCCAAAAA contains these protein-coding regions:
- the LOC137969026 gene encoding uncharacterized protein; this encodes MKLFGNQDIEGSKFTGNCTLIHITKNSRVCSRHFKVSDYKTTLTGKRKLNNDAVPSIFVWKKSSPKKRKPRYRHETSKEFAKRQKKKGNKELKTKTEIETAKDTKLNCNTPSASPSASSREISERTQVETVTNESLSKLKEVNEKLKQELQETCNALDAKTQKMKALESELNEAKEQLHRLTTRCQDYEMKSFSFNQLKQSDKLINFYTGFPTVGFFNALFDYCDPGKDIRLRQGFAEDHLAYLYGISQATVSRIVITWVNLLYLRLKDIPLWPSREMVDKYMPEQFKEKYPSTRVVIDCPEIKCQMSSSLLLNSELFSTYKNHTTLKALVGITPGGAFYFISQLYTGHISDREIVRRSGFLDQQLDNDDSIMAHKGFTIEDLLPPGIKLNIPPFLGSQGQMSPENVVKAQTVA